A genomic stretch from Enterobacter oligotrophicus includes:
- a CDS encoding Txe/YoeB family addiction module toxin, with amino-acid sequence MTRLLIWTDNGWDDYLWWQEQDKKTLRRINKLIEDAKRQPFDDLGKPEPLKGNLSGYWSRRINDTDRLVYGVSDSALTILMCRYHYYL; translated from the coding sequence ATGACCAGGCTACTGATTTGGACTGATAACGGCTGGGATGATTACCTGTGGTGGCAGGAGCAGGACAAGAAAACGCTTCGCAGAATCAATAAATTGATTGAAGATGCGAAGCGCCAACCCTTCGATGACCTGGGTAAGCCGGAACCGCTCAAAGGTAATCTTTCCGGATACTGGTCCCGCCGGATCAACGATACCGATCGTCTGGTCTACGGGGTGTCGGATAGCGCTCTGACTATTTTGATGTGCCGCTATCACTATTATTTGTAG
- the nepI gene encoding purine ribonucleoside efflux pump NepI, protein MTEHIQPTTRPQTTEVSRPNWSAVFSVAFCVACLITVEFLPVSLLTPMAQDLGISEGVAGQSVTVTAFVAMFASLFITQVIGTIDRRKVVILFSVLLTLSCLLVSFANNFLLLLLGRACLGLGLGGFWAMSASLTMRLVPARTVPKALSVIFGAVSIALVIAAPLGSFLGGIIGWRNVFNAAAVMGLLCIVWVWKALPSLPGEAAHHKQNMFALLKRPGVLAGMTAIFMAFAGQFAFFTYIRPVFMTMAGFDVDGLTLVLLSFGIASFVGTSLSSQFLKRSLKVALAGAPLILAISAAVLMLWGSDKWVASAIAIIWGFAFALVPVGWSTWITRSLADQAEKAGSIQVAVIQLANTCGAAVGGVALDHLGLTSPLVISGTLMLLTALLVAGEVKAR, encoded by the coding sequence ATGACAGAACATATCCAGCCCACGACCAGACCGCAGACCACCGAGGTTTCACGCCCCAACTGGTCGGCGGTTTTCTCCGTGGCATTCTGCGTTGCCTGCCTGATTACCGTTGAGTTTTTGCCGGTCAGCCTGCTGACGCCGATGGCGCAGGATCTGGGTATTTCTGAAGGCGTGGCGGGGCAGTCCGTCACCGTGACCGCGTTTGTGGCGATGTTCGCCAGCCTGTTTATCACTCAGGTAATCGGCACCATCGACCGTCGTAAAGTGGTCATTCTTTTCAGCGTCCTGCTGACACTCTCTTGTCTGCTGGTCTCCTTCGCCAATAATTTCTTGCTGCTGTTGCTCGGACGGGCCTGCCTGGGGCTGGGACTAGGCGGCTTCTGGGCGATGTCCGCCTCACTCACTATGCGCCTGGTGCCAGCACGCACGGTGCCAAAAGCGTTGTCCGTTATCTTCGGTGCGGTCTCTATCGCGCTGGTGATTGCCGCGCCGCTGGGCAGCTTCCTCGGCGGGATCATTGGCTGGCGTAACGTTTTCAACGCGGCGGCGGTGATGGGGTTACTTTGCATTGTGTGGGTGTGGAAAGCGCTGCCGTCCCTGCCGGGTGAGGCGGCGCACCATAAACAGAACATGTTTGCGCTGTTGAAGCGCCCCGGTGTGCTGGCGGGGATGACCGCCATTTTTATGGCCTTCGCCGGGCAGTTTGCCTTTTTCACTTACATCCGCCCGGTGTTTATGACCATGGCGGGGTTTGACGTGGATGGCCTGACGCTGGTGCTGCTGAGCTTTGGTATTGCCAGCTTTGTCGGCACCTCGCTGTCGTCCCAGTTCCTGAAACGCTCCCTGAAGGTGGCGCTGGCGGGGGCACCGCTGATACTGGCGATCAGCGCCGCGGTGCTGATGCTGTGGGGCAGCGACAAATGGGTTGCGTCGGCGATTGCGATTATCTGGGGCTTTGCCTTTGCGCTGGTACCGGTGGGCTGGTCGACCTGGATCACCCGCTCGCTTGCCGATCAGGCGGAAAAAGCCGGGTCGATTCAGGTGGCGGTGATCCAGCTGGCAAACACCTGCGGCGCGGCGGTGGGCGGCGTGGCGCTCGACCATCTGGGGCTGACGTCACCGCTGGTGATTTCCGGCACGCTGATGCTGCTGACGGCGCTGCTGGTGGCGGGGGAGGTTAAGGCACGTTGA
- a CDS encoding DMT family transporter, giving the protein MGSTRKGMLNVLIAAVLWGSSGVCAQYIMEKSHISSPYLTMVRLLFTGVILLTLSFVHGDKIFSVIKHRKDALSLLIFSLVGALTVQLTFLLTIEKSNAATATVLQFLSPTIIVAWFALARKKRPGVFVLSAILTSLIGTFLLVTHGDPTSLSISPAALFFGIASAFAAAFYTTYPSTLIARYGTLPIVGWSMLIAGLMLTPFYAGRGTTFVIDGSLLLAFFYLVVIGTALTFSLYLKGAQMIGGPKASILSCAEPLSSALLSVVLLGVAFTLPDWLGTLLIVSSVVLISMDSRRRVQTSA; this is encoded by the coding sequence ATGGGTTCCACACGCAAAGGGATGCTGAACGTCCTGATCGCCGCCGTTTTATGGGGTAGCTCGGGGGTTTGTGCGCAGTACATCATGGAGAAAAGCCACATTTCTTCGCCTTACCTGACCATGGTTCGCCTGCTGTTTACCGGCGTGATCTTACTGACGCTCTCCTTCGTTCACGGCGACAAGATTTTCTCGGTCATCAAACATCGCAAAGACGCCCTCAGCCTGCTGATTTTCTCGCTGGTCGGCGCGCTCACGGTGCAGCTCACCTTCCTGCTGACGATTGAAAAATCCAACGCCGCCACCGCCACCGTGCTGCAGTTTCTGTCACCGACGATTATCGTGGCGTGGTTTGCGCTGGCGCGGAAAAAGCGCCCCGGCGTGTTTGTCCTGTCCGCCATTCTGACATCGCTTATCGGCACGTTTCTGCTGGTGACCCACGGCGACCCGACCTCGCTCTCTATCTCCCCTGCCGCGCTGTTCTTCGGCATCGCCTCGGCGTTTGCCGCCGCATTTTACACCACGTATCCGTCGACGCTGATCGCCCGCTACGGCACGCTGCCGATTGTCGGCTGGAGCATGTTAATCGCGGGATTGATGTTAACGCCGTTCTACGCCGGGCGTGGGACGACGTTTGTGATCGACGGCAGCCTGCTGCTGGCGTTTTTCTATCTGGTGGTGATTGGCACGGCGCTGACATTCAGTCTGTATCTGAAAGGCGCGCAGATGATAGGCGGGCCGAAGGCAAGCATTCTGAGCTGCGCCGAGCCGCTGAGCAGCGCGCTGTTGTCGGTGGTTTTGCTTGGCGTGGCGTTCACCCTGCCGGACTGGCTGGGGACGCTGCTGATTGTGTCGTCGGTGGTGCTGATTTCAATGGATTCGAGAAGACGGGTTCAGACATCGGCGTGA
- a CDS encoding LysR family transcriptional regulator, whose amino-acid sequence MKVDLRTLDLNLLKALDALLDERSVTRAAARLALTQPAVSGMLNRLRDAFDDPLFIRAPHGIVPTLRAEALAAPVKRILADIDVLLQPVTFEPGTANLTFTLAATDYALRAVIVPFIAALKVQAPAIRVRVVPVEPDRLVAQLEQGKIDLALLTPHTTPDELHSRALYDERYVCMMRVDHPDAGKPLTLDRFCALEHVLVSYEGESFHGVTDDALASVGRERHVGLSVSSFLVLPEVLAVSDMIAVVPGRMAENRVGIYVCDTPVSVQGFTKSMAWHGRAHRNPAQVWLRGLLLETSQRQA is encoded by the coding sequence ATGAAAGTGGATTTGCGCACGCTGGATCTTAACCTGCTGAAAGCGCTGGACGCCCTGCTGGACGAGCGCAGCGTGACCCGCGCGGCGGCGCGTCTCGCACTGACCCAGCCCGCGGTGAGCGGCATGCTCAACCGCCTGCGGGACGCCTTCGACGACCCGCTGTTTATCCGCGCCCCGCACGGCATCGTGCCAACCCTGCGCGCGGAAGCGCTGGCTGCACCGGTGAAGCGCATCCTGGCGGATATCGACGTGCTGTTGCAGCCCGTCACTTTTGAGCCGGGCACCGCAAACCTGACGTTTACCCTTGCCGCCACCGATTACGCCCTGCGCGCGGTGATTGTGCCGTTTATCGCCGCGCTGAAGGTACAGGCTCCCGCTATTCGTGTGCGAGTCGTGCCGGTTGAACCCGATCGTCTCGTCGCCCAACTCGAACAGGGGAAAATCGACCTCGCCCTGCTGACCCCCCACACGACGCCGGACGAACTCCACAGCCGCGCACTTTATGATGAACGGTACGTGTGCATGATGCGTGTCGATCACCCTGATGCGGGAAAGCCGCTGACGTTAGACCGATTCTGCGCGCTGGAGCACGTGCTGGTCTCTTATGAGGGTGAAAGTTTTCACGGTGTCACTGATGACGCGCTGGCGAGTGTGGGCCGCGAGCGGCACGTGGGATTATCGGTGAGTAGCTTTCTGGTACTGCCGGAAGTGCTGGCGGTCAGCGATATGATTGCCGTGGTGCCAGGGCGGATGGCGGAAAACCGGGTGGGAATATATGTGTGTGATACGCCGGTTTCGGTGCAGGGATTCACCAAAAGCATGGCCTGGCACGGTAGAGCCCATCGAAACCCCGCGCAGGTATGGCTGCGCGGGTTGCTGCTGGAGACCAGTCAGCGGCAGGCATAA
- a CDS encoding DUF1198 domain-containing protein → MVWIMLATLAVVFVVGFRVLTSDSRRAIKRLSERLGITPVPIESMIDQFGKSSGNEFIRYLERPDEAHLQNAAQVLLIWQVCIVDGSEENLHTWHRLLRKARLAAPITDAQIRLALGFMREMEPDPQELNAFQLRYNKLFLPEEGVFYLH, encoded by the coding sequence ATGGTCTGGATAATGCTGGCAACGCTTGCCGTGGTATTTGTGGTCGGATTTCGGGTCCTGACCTCGGATTCCCGCCGCGCCATCAAACGTTTAAGCGAGCGTCTGGGGATCACCCCGGTGCCGATAGAATCGATGATCGACCAGTTCGGTAAATCGTCCGGCAATGAGTTTATCCGCTACCTTGAGCGCCCCGATGAGGCTCACCTGCAAAACGCCGCTCAGGTATTGCTGATCTGGCAGGTCTGCATCGTAGATGGCAGTGAAGAGAACCTGCATACCTGGCACCGCCTGCTGCGTAAAGCTCGCCTGGCCGCGCCGATCACCGATGCGCAAATCCGCCTCGCGCTTGGTTTTATGCGCGAAATGGAGCCAGACCCGCAAGAGCTTAACGCCTTCCAGCTACGCTATAACAAGCTCTTCCTGCCGGAAGAGGGCGTATTCTATCTGCACTGA
- a CDS encoding type II toxin-antitoxin system Phd/YefM family antitoxin, which yields MQVVTFTEARSRLKDVLDDVNDNVETTIISRRNGGDAVVMSLQHYNSMMETIHLMSSPANASRLMESIAQANTGKTTQRDLIDDQATDLD from the coding sequence ATGCAGGTTGTGACGTTTACCGAAGCACGAAGCCGACTCAAAGATGTGTTGGACGACGTGAATGACAACGTGGAGACGACCATCATCAGCCGCCGCAACGGCGGTGATGCGGTGGTGATGTCTCTGCAGCACTACAACTCGATGATGGAAACCATCCATCTGATGAGTTCGCCTGCTAACGCCAGCCGACTGATGGAGTCAATCGCACAGGCAAATACCGGAAAAACCACGCAGAGGGATCTGATAGATGACCAGGCTACTGATTTGGACTGA
- a CDS encoding SRPBCC domain-containing protein, which translates to MKQSAIIWPNDYLPGTTDNFASNEIIVAGLTAKEIWAQLNDATLWPSYYSNADDIRFHDGSGPELSANARFRFITFGFPVEAQVTEYVPPVGGEAARIAWHGWVEGDANSRLDVIHAWLFEDLPGNRVRILTQESQKGVPAQELARTVPNPMINGHQEWIVGLANAAAKARG; encoded by the coding sequence ATGAAACAATCCGCCATTATCTGGCCGAACGATTACCTGCCAGGCACCACCGATAACTTTGCGTCTAACGAAATCATTGTCGCCGGTCTGACGGCAAAAGAGATCTGGGCGCAGCTTAACGACGCCACTCTGTGGCCCAGCTACTACAGCAACGCCGACGATATTCGTTTCCACGACGGCAGCGGCCCGGAACTGAGTGCGAACGCGCGCTTTCGCTTCATCACCTTTGGTTTTCCGGTTGAGGCGCAGGTGACGGAGTATGTTCCTCCCGTGGGCGGTGAAGCCGCACGCATTGCCTGGCACGGCTGGGTCGAAGGCGATGCGAATTCGCGTCTGGATGTGATCCACGCCTGGCTGTTTGAAGACTTACCGGGCAACCGCGTGCGCATTCTGACCCAGGAGTCGCAGAAAGGCGTGCCGGCGCAGGAATTAGCGCGCACCGTGCCGAACCCGATGATTAACGGGCATCAGGAGTGGATCGTGGGATTAGCAAATGCTGCCGCTAAGGCTCGCGGGTAA